From Polynucleobacter sp. MWH-Braz-FAM2G, a single genomic window includes:
- the truB gene encoding tRNA pseudouridine(55) synthase TruB, with the protein MSTRIDGVVLLDKPAGMSSQGAVTAIKRAFNADKAGHTGTLDPMATGLLPICLGEATKYSQDLLEADKTYIARVKFGSRTDTGDAEGVIIEELPLPVLASDAEIKAALDALLPKFTGAISQVPPMYSALKRDGKPLYEYARAGLELERTPRDIIIHSIRWTDIAWPEATLEVSCSKGTYIRVLAEDLGNALGCGAHLVGLRRTEVGHLNLEQSFTIESIQSGLQNSSDFILPVDALLQTLPHLTVDEQQAKRLEMGQRVPLNLPPIEALVRIYRATAAPHNFIGTADWRSGVLHPKRLISQTH; encoded by the coding sequence ATGTCTACACGAATTGACGGCGTAGTGCTTCTTGATAAACCGGCTGGAATGAGTTCACAGGGTGCGGTTACTGCTATCAAGCGTGCTTTCAACGCTGATAAGGCTGGTCATACTGGTACTTTAGATCCAATGGCCACAGGTTTACTACCAATCTGTTTGGGTGAGGCTACAAAATATTCGCAAGATTTGCTTGAAGCCGATAAAACTTATATTGCTCGTGTGAAATTTGGATCTCGTACAGATACTGGTGATGCAGAGGGCGTCATTATTGAAGAATTGCCTCTACCAGTATTAGCGTCTGATGCGGAAATCAAAGCTGCTCTAGATGCATTACTTCCTAAATTCACTGGAGCTATTTCACAAGTGCCTCCAATGTATTCTGCGCTTAAACGCGATGGGAAGCCTTTGTATGAGTATGCCCGTGCTGGTCTTGAGCTAGAGCGTACTCCGCGAGATATCATCATTCACTCTATTCGCTGGACAGATATTGCATGGCCTGAGGCAACTCTGGAAGTTAGCTGTAGCAAGGGAACTTATATTCGCGTATTGGCTGAAGATTTAGGCAATGCCCTCGGTTGTGGTGCTCACCTCGTTGGTCTGCGCCGTACTGAAGTCGGACATCTCAATTTAGAGCAGTCATTTACGATTGAGTCGATTCAAAGTGGCTTGCAAAACAGCTCTGATTTTATTTTGCCGGTTGATGCACTCTTGCAAACATTGCCTCACCTAACGGTTGACGAGCAACAAGCAAAGCGTTTAGAGATGGGGCAACGCGTTCCACTGAATTTACCTCCCATTGAAGCATTAGTACGCATATATCGCGCTACTGCAGCTCCCCATAACTTTATAGGTACTGCTGATTGGCGTTCAGGGGTTTTGCATCCCAAGCGTTTGATTTCACAGACACA
- the rbfA gene encoding 30S ribosome-binding factor RbfA encodes MHKSSPHRNQRLADQIQRDLAELIPRELRSPSLGLITLQSIELTPDLAHAKVFFTVLGAEPEHALKALQEKAGYLHSLLFKRLHIHTVPTLHFHYDSSVEHGIEMSRLIDQAVESDHKDETK; translated from the coding sequence ATGCATAAATCTAGTCCGCATCGCAACCAGCGTCTTGCCGATCAAATTCAGCGAGACCTGGCTGAGCTTATTCCTCGTGAATTACGTAGTCCGAGTTTGGGATTGATTACCTTACAGAGTATCGAGCTCACTCCTGATTTGGCGCACGCTAAAGTATTTTTTACTGTTCTAGGCGCTGAACCTGAACATGCCTTGAAGGCGCTTCAAGAAAAGGCGGGCTACTTACATTCCTTGTTATTTAAGCGCTTGCATATTCACACCGTACCTACTTTGCATTTTCACTATGACAGCTCTGTTGAGCATGGCATAGAAATGTCTCGATTGATCGATCAAGCCGTAGAGAGCGATCACAAAGACGAGACTAAGTAA
- the infB gene encoding translation initiation factor IF-2, which yields MATTVKVLAKELKRTAPDLLEQLKAAGIEKDSEDDSITEKDKTVLLEHLQKAHGSAETGARKKITLIKRESSEIRQADSAGRTRTVQVEVRKKRVLVKAGDKASEAAPEASPAKAETKAAPAKPIISEEELEKRAAEATRQAELLARQEAEMKAAEEARQKEVATPKIAKEETLVDEAPAEVAAAADKKAVAEKAAKELAASKEKELADIRVRRAAAEAEALAIRDMMSAPARVLKAPSEIAAEEAKKGTLHKPAKAEGADDKKKAATKVGGKTIKSSETSSTWQEEGAKKSGGLKTRGDTSGGVGGWRSGGGRKKQRQIAEANVDTNFQVPTEPVVRDVHVPETITVAELAHAMAVKSAEVIKLLMGMGQMVTINQVLDQDTAMIIVEEMGHKAHAAKLDDPDLDLGTDGHDAELLPRPPVVTVMGHVDHGKTSLLDKIRAAKVATGEAGGITQHIGAYHVETPRGMITFLDTPGHEAFTAMRARGAKATDIVILVVAADDGVMPQTKEAIHHAIAGGVPLVVAINKIDKPEANSERVKTELVAEQVVPEEYGGDVPFIPVSAKTGEGIDALLENVLLQAEILELKAPKDSPAQGLVIEARLDKGKGPVATVLVQSGTLKRGDMLLAGSSFGRVRAMMDENGKPCSEAGPSIPVEIQGLSEVPAAGEAVQVVPDERKAREIALFRQGKFRDVKLAKQQAVKLETMMENMGEGAIEAKLLPLIIKADVQGSQEALSQSLMKLSTPEVKVQIVHAAVGGITETDVNLAVASKAVVIGFNSRADAAARKLAENNGVDIRYHNIIYDAVDEVKLALSGMLTPDKKEEITGLVEIRQVFLVSKVGAIAGCLVVDGIVKRTSSVRLLRDNVVIWTGELDSLKRFKDDAKEVRAGVECGLSLKGYNDIKEGDQLEVFEVTEVARSL from the coding sequence ATGGCAACAACAGTAAAAGTACTCGCTAAAGAATTAAAACGTACCGCGCCAGACCTCTTGGAGCAGTTGAAGGCGGCCGGTATCGAAAAAGATTCTGAAGACGATAGCATTACCGAAAAGGATAAAACTGTCCTGCTTGAGCATTTGCAAAAAGCACATGGCAGTGCTGAGACAGGCGCTCGCAAGAAGATCACCTTGATCAAGCGAGAAAGCTCAGAAATCCGTCAAGCGGACTCTGCTGGGCGCACTCGCACTGTGCAGGTTGAGGTTCGTAAAAAACGTGTGCTCGTTAAGGCGGGCGATAAGGCATCTGAGGCAGCGCCAGAAGCTAGTCCTGCAAAGGCAGAAACTAAAGCTGCACCAGCTAAGCCAATTATTTCTGAAGAAGAGTTAGAAAAACGCGCAGCTGAGGCCACTCGTCAAGCTGAACTATTGGCTCGTCAAGAGGCTGAAATGAAAGCAGCTGAAGAGGCGCGACAAAAAGAAGTCGCTACTCCAAAAATTGCTAAAGAAGAAACTCTAGTAGATGAAGCTCCGGCTGAAGTTGCTGCTGCTGCAGATAAAAAAGCTGTAGCAGAAAAGGCGGCAAAGGAGTTGGCTGCTAGCAAAGAAAAAGAGTTGGCAGATATTCGTGTGCGTCGCGCTGCTGCTGAGGCAGAAGCTTTAGCAATTCGTGACATGATGAGTGCTCCTGCTCGTGTTCTAAAAGCGCCAAGTGAGATTGCGGCTGAAGAGGCGAAAAAAGGTACATTACACAAGCCTGCAAAAGCTGAAGGTGCTGATGATAAAAAGAAAGCAGCTACCAAAGTTGGCGGTAAGACAATTAAATCTTCTGAAACATCATCCACTTGGCAAGAAGAAGGCGCTAAGAAATCTGGTGGTTTAAAAACCCGTGGCGATACATCCGGTGGTGTTGGTGGCTGGCGCTCAGGTGGCGGTCGTAAAAAGCAACGCCAAATTGCTGAAGCGAATGTTGATACGAATTTCCAGGTTCCTACTGAGCCGGTGGTGCGTGATGTTCATGTTCCAGAAACGATTACTGTTGCTGAGTTAGCTCATGCAATGGCGGTCAAGAGTGCAGAAGTGATTAAGTTACTGATGGGTATGGGCCAAATGGTCACCATCAATCAAGTGCTAGATCAAGATACTGCGATGATCATCGTGGAAGAAATGGGTCATAAGGCCCATGCCGCGAAGCTAGACGATCCAGATTTAGATTTGGGAACGGATGGTCATGATGCAGAGCTATTACCACGTCCACCGGTAGTAACGGTGATGGGTCACGTTGACCACGGAAAAACTTCTCTGCTTGATAAGATTCGTGCCGCAAAAGTGGCAACAGGTGAGGCTGGTGGAATTACTCAGCACATTGGCGCCTACCATGTGGAGACACCGCGTGGCATGATCACATTCTTGGATACTCCAGGTCATGAGGCCTTTACGGCAATGCGTGCTCGTGGAGCAAAAGCGACCGATATCGTTATCTTGGTTGTGGCTGCAGATGATGGCGTAATGCCGCAAACGAAGGAAGCAATTCATCATGCGATAGCTGGTGGCGTTCCTTTGGTGGTTGCAATCAATAAGATTGATAAACCAGAAGCGAACTCTGAGCGAGTTAAAACTGAATTAGTGGCAGAGCAAGTGGTTCCCGAGGAATACGGTGGTGATGTGCCATTTATTCCTGTGTCAGCAAAAACTGGCGAAGGCATCGATGCTTTGTTGGAGAACGTTCTATTGCAGGCTGAAATTTTGGAGCTCAAAGCGCCGAAAGATTCCCCAGCTCAAGGTTTAGTGATTGAAGCTCGTTTGGATAAGGGTAAGGGGCCGGTTGCAACAGTATTGGTCCAGTCGGGTACTCTCAAACGTGGCGATATGCTTCTAGCTGGATCTTCGTTTGGTCGTGTTCGTGCCATGATGGATGAAAACGGCAAGCCTTGTAGTGAAGCTGGCCCGTCTATTCCTGTGGAGATTCAAGGTTTATCAGAGGTTCCTGCTGCTGGTGAGGCGGTGCAAGTTGTTCCTGACGAGCGTAAAGCACGTGAGATTGCTCTCTTCCGTCAAGGTAAGTTCCGTGATGTGAAGCTTGCTAAGCAGCAAGCGGTCAAACTTGAAACCATGATGGAAAACATGGGTGAGGGCGCAATTGAAGCTAAATTGTTACCACTCATCATCAAGGCAGACGTTCAGGGCTCCCAAGAGGCTTTATCTCAGTCGCTCATGAAGCTTTCTACACCGGAAGTGAAGGTTCAGATCGTTCATGCTGCAGTAGGCGGTATTACTGAAACGGACGTGAATTTAGCGGTTGCATCTAAAGCGGTTGTAATTGGCTTTAACTCACGGGCTGATGCCGCTGCACGTAAGTTAGCCGAGAATAATGGCGTTGATATTCGTTATCACAACATTATTTATGACGCAGTAGATGAAGTGAAATTAGCTCTGAGTGGCATGTTGACTCCAGACAAGAAGGAAGAGATCACTGGTCTCGTTGAAATTCGTCAAGTCTTCTTGGTATCCAAAGTTGGTGCAATTGCAGGTTGCTTGGTGGTAGATGGCATCGTTAAGCGCACATCTAGCGTTCGTCTCCTGCGTGACAACGTTGTGATTTGGACTGGTGAGTTAGATTCTCTGAAGCGCTTTAAAGATGATGCCAAGGAAGTTCGTGCCGGTGTTGAGTGCGGCCTTTCATTAAAAGGTTACAACGACATCAAAGAAGGTGATCAGCTTGAAGTGTTTGAAGTTACTGAAGTAGCTCGTTCACTGTAA